The proteins below come from a single Ignavibacteriales bacterium genomic window:
- a CDS encoding ATP-binding protein, translated as MSRTERLSPNFERLDKALRSIGYSFEAAVADIIDNSIDAKARHVLVRFILRKNKSLDLAILDDGTGMSPATLKEAMRFGADVAQELDRLGKFGLGLKLASLSQAKELRVVSYNGSTTSGRGWLEEGISSGFMSTILDPSECRKMLKSLVPDRPWKKSGTVVWWSNLYRVGQNHSDSNEHVQKLMRRLKEYLSLAFHRFLAGSPRLVNMEIDIFDGDSSLEGLPLPLEPLNPFGYNATGLKGFPAELVTADGYENRIKIVGHIWPPNSSVAEYALPGGANSRQGFYFYRNNRLIQGGGWNGMREAEPHRSLARLEIDMHPDFDVDVSLDVKKVEIQLPPDLVKAIQRSKTASGIDFKKYLSLAEDTYRTKPVTEDELPLIPVDGLPADLCDFLLKELRIDGTKRYRKLRFAWTNLDPNSFFELDRDSDMLRMNKLYRRQLLHGLDGSSTDIPVVKCLLFLVLRDVLYSQRISAKVRERIEQANRILAYAVKYERSIG; from the coding sequence ATGAGTAGAACTGAACGCCTGTCGCCGAATTTCGAGCGACTCGACAAGGCCCTGCGCTCAATCGGATATAGCTTCGAGGCTGCAGTTGCCGACATCATTGATAATTCAATTGACGCCAAAGCACGACATGTTCTCGTTCGGTTCATTCTCCGAAAAAACAAATCGCTGGACCTTGCTATCCTAGACGACGGCACTGGAATGAGTCCTGCCACCCTGAAGGAGGCCATGCGCTTCGGTGCGGACGTTGCTCAGGAATTGGACAGGCTTGGCAAATTTGGCCTTGGGCTGAAACTCGCCTCTCTGAGTCAGGCAAAGGAACTCAGGGTGGTCAGCTACAATGGCTCCACCACCTCGGGCCGGGGATGGCTCGAGGAAGGCATTTCCTCGGGATTCATGTCAACCATCCTCGATCCCTCCGAATGTCGCAAGATGCTCAAGTCGCTTGTGCCCGACCGGCCTTGGAAAAAATCGGGGACGGTGGTGTGGTGGTCAAATCTTTATCGCGTAGGTCAAAATCATTCCGACTCAAACGAACATGTGCAAAAATTGATGCGCCGGCTCAAGGAATACCTCTCCTTGGCCTTCCACCGATTTCTTGCAGGTAGTCCGCGCTTGGTCAATATGGAGATCGATATTTTTGATGGAGACTCAAGCCTTGAGGGACTGCCCCTTCCCTTGGAGCCCTTGAACCCATTTGGATACAACGCTACGGGACTCAAGGGATTCCCGGCTGAATTGGTTACCGCTGACGGATATGAAAATCGCATCAAGATTGTTGGCCACATCTGGCCGCCGAACTCCTCGGTGGCGGAATATGCACTCCCAGGTGGTGCCAACAGTCGTCAGGGGTTCTATTTTTATCGGAACAACCGGCTGATTCAGGGCGGCGGTTGGAACGGAATGCGCGAAGCCGAGCCCCATCGCTCGCTTGCACGTCTCGAAATAGACATGCATCCGGATTTCGACGTCGATGTCAGCCTCGACGTAAAGAAGGTTGAAATCCAGTTGCCTCCGGATCTCGTGAAAGCCATCCAGCGATCAAAAACCGCCTCTGGGATTGATTTCAAGAAATACCTGTCCCTTGCCGAGGATACATATCGAACTAAACCCGTGACGGAAGACGAACTGCCTTTGATTCCCGTGGATGGTCTGCCCGCCGATCTCTGTGATTTTCTCCTCAAGGAGCTTAGAATTGATGGCACGAAGCGATACCGAAAGCTCCGCTTCGCTTGGACGAATCTGGACCCGAATTCGTTTTTTGAATTGGATCGTGACAGCGATATGCTTCGGATGAACAAACTATATCGCCGCCAGCTTTTACATGGTCTCGACGGCTCCTCGACGGACATTCCCGTCGTGAAGTGCTTGCTTTTCCTTGTCCTTCGTGATGTGTTGTATTCTCAGCGCATCAGCGCTAAGGTCCGCGAACGGATAGAGCAGGCAAACCGCATTCTTGCCTATGCCGTGAAGTACGAGCGGAGCATTGGATAG
- a CDS encoding DNA cytosine methyltransferase codes for MPLPIPVIDLFAGPGGLGEGFSRWRGRDGKPVFKIRLSIEMDPWAHRTLLLRSFYRQFEPANVPCSYYQYLRGEMEFDELEKRFKREFTTARLDAWRATLGETDPKEVSSRITSALGRERDNWLLIGGPPCQAYSLVGRSRMIGEKGRAEFERDHRHFLYREYLRIIARHQPAVFVMENVKGLLSAQVGDQPMFPLIRADLQDPLRVFPELRNQSRRKNLHYTLFSLVVKRDLAVDFESSDFVVRAEDYGIPQARHRVIILGVRGDTAFQPGLLKSTRTTTVREVIGDMPPLRSRLSSKDAPESWAAAIRSLENLRWSDKSNQARVIRVALEHRLRRIRPNLSVGSSFVPCQTNPERHERWYVDRRLGGVCNHETRGHIEGDLRRYFFAAVFAAVSDPPRSPLLQDLPASLLPDHENVDEALKTTKFNDRFRVQLADRPSTTVVSHISKDGHYYIHYDPSQCRSLTVREAARLQTFPDNYFFEGPRTEQYHQVGNAVPPLLAKQIAEIVAGLF; via the coding sequence ATGCCACTCCCCATCCCTGTCATAGACCTCTTTGCCGGGCCGGGCGGCCTTGGCGAGGGTTTCTCCCGCTGGCGTGGCCGCGACGGAAAGCCGGTTTTTAAGATCCGCCTTTCGATTGAGATGGACCCGTGGGCGCACCGCACCCTCCTGCTACGATCCTTCTACAGACAGTTCGAACCCGCCAATGTGCCGTGCTCATATTATCAATACCTTCGCGGAGAAATGGAATTTGATGAGCTCGAAAAAAGATTCAAACGTGAATTCACCACAGCGCGCTTAGATGCGTGGCGAGCCACACTTGGGGAAACCGATCCCAAGGAAGTCAGCTCACGGATTACTTCGGCTCTTGGCCGGGAACGTGACAACTGGCTGCTGATTGGCGGCCCGCCGTGTCAAGCTTACTCGTTGGTGGGTCGTTCCCGTATGATTGGCGAGAAGGGGCGCGCTGAATTCGAGAGGGATCATCGTCACTTTCTCTACCGAGAGTATCTGCGAATCATCGCCCGGCATCAGCCGGCTGTTTTTGTCATGGAGAACGTGAAAGGTCTGTTGTCCGCGCAGGTCGGTGACCAACCCATGTTCCCACTCATCCGTGCCGATCTCCAAGACCCTCTGCGGGTTTTCCCTGAACTGCGGAATCAATCCCGTCGGAAAAATCTCCACTATACGTTATTTTCTCTGGTCGTTAAGCGCGATCTCGCGGTTGATTTCGAGTCTTCGGATTTCGTCGTCCGGGCTGAGGATTACGGAATACCTCAAGCCCGGCATCGCGTTATCATTCTCGGAGTGCGTGGCGATACCGCATTTCAACCCGGGCTTCTGAAATCCACACGCACAACCACAGTAAGAGAGGTCATCGGAGATATGCCGCCACTCCGAAGCCGGCTGTCGTCAAAAGATGCCCCGGAATCGTGGGCTGCAGCAATTCGGTCCCTAGAGAATCTGCGATGGAGCGACAAATCAAATCAGGCCAGAGTGATCCGTGTAGCTTTGGAGCATAGATTGCGCCGCATTCGTCCCAACCTTTCCGTCGGCAGTTCTTTTGTCCCCTGCCAGACGAATCCCGAACGGCATGAGCGTTGGTATGTTGACCGGCGCTTGGGCGGAGTCTGTAATCACGAAACGCGTGGCCACATTGAGGGGGATTTGCGTCGCTACTTTTTTGCGGCTGTATTCGCCGCCGTCTCCGACCCGCCGCGCTCACCCTTGCTACAGGATTTACCGGCCAGTTTACTTCCAGATCACGAGAATGTGGATGAGGCGCTGAAAACGACCAAGTTCAATGACCGTTTTCGCGTCCAGCTTGCCGACCGCCCATCGACAACGGTGGTGTCACACATTTCCAAGGACGGCCACTATTACATTCACTACGACCCATCGCAGTGTCGCAGCCTGACCGTCCGCGAAGCGGCGCGTCTGCAAACCTTCCCTGACAACTACTTTTTTGAAGGCCCGCGGACTGAACAATATCACCAGGTTGGCAACGCCGTCCCGCCCTTGCTCGCAAAACAGATTGCCGAAATCGTTGCTGGTTTATTTTGA
- a CDS encoding very short patch repair endonuclease, translated as MPDVFTKAKRSAVMSRIRGRGNKDTELALMKLLRRHHIAGWRRNQKVFGKPDFVFWHVRLALFVDGCFWHCCPKHFNTPANNRAFWRKKLSANRARDRRVNQTLRRSGWRVVRIWEHELASGKEERIAASIAMFSETRAKPTG; from the coding sequence ATGCCTGACGTCTTCACCAAGGCCAAACGCTCAGCGGTCATGTCCCGAATTCGCGGACGTGGCAATAAGGATACCGAACTCGCATTGATGAAGCTGTTGCGCCGCCATCACATCGCCGGCTGGCGCCGAAACCAAAAAGTGTTCGGCAAACCGGATTTTGTGTTTTGGCACGTGCGTCTCGCACTATTTGTTGACGGCTGTTTTTGGCATTGCTGCCCTAAGCACTTCAACACTCCAGCGAACAACCGCGCCTTCTGGAGAAAAAAGCTCTCGGCCAATCGGGCGCGTGACCGCCGTGTAAATCAGACGTTGCGAAGGTCCGGTTGGCGCGTTGTTCGAATCTGGGAGCATGAGTTGGCGAGTGGGAAGGAAGAACGGATCGCAGCCAGCATCGCCATGTTCAGTGAAACTAGAGCTAAACCTACAGGATAA
- a CDS encoding DUF932 domain-containing protein, producing MAHNLNIGRSGQASMFYFGETPWHRLGRKLANPATAAQAIEAAGLDYQVVKRPLFTKISRQSVLVPDHFATVRSDTGTVLGVVGSRYEPVQNRDAFGFFDPLVDRDEAIYHTGGVLGKGEKIWLLAKLPGYIRVGKSNDLIEKYLLLYNSHDGSSHIRIKLTPIRVVCNNTLSVALSGTEQEVKIKHTATAPAKLEEAHKLLGLTNHLYQQLDFVFNRFALRKMTDRELIQYVRTLIPDNPEAESNTRTENLRKKILDIHATQRDATMHKGNLFGAYNAVTELVDHVSTTEDPSKRLKSMWFGSGEKLKQRAFSLAEEYLKN from the coding sequence ATGGCACACAATCTCAACATCGGCAGATCGGGCCAAGCCAGTATGTTTTATTTTGGGGAAACTCCTTGGCATCGTCTGGGCCGAAAATTGGCAAACCCTGCCACAGCTGCTCAAGCAATCGAAGCAGCGGGACTCGACTACCAGGTGGTCAAGCGACCACTGTTCACAAAGATCAGTCGGCAGAGCGTTTTGGTTCCGGATCATTTCGCAACCGTCAGATCGGACACAGGTACAGTCCTAGGAGTCGTTGGCTCACGCTACGAGCCTGTTCAGAATCGCGATGCATTCGGTTTCTTCGATCCATTGGTTGACCGTGATGAAGCGATCTACCACACGGGAGGAGTTCTGGGTAAGGGCGAGAAGATCTGGTTGCTCGCAAAGCTGCCTGGCTACATCCGAGTCGGCAAGTCGAATGATCTGATCGAGAAATACCTGCTGCTCTACAACTCTCACGACGGCAGCTCGCACATCCGAATCAAGTTGACCCCTATCAGGGTCGTATGCAACAACACGCTGTCTGTTGCTCTTTCAGGCACTGAACAGGAAGTGAAGATTAAGCACACTGCAACAGCTCCTGCAAAGCTGGAGGAAGCGCACAAGCTGCTGGGGCTCACGAATCATCTCTATCAACAACTGGATTTCGTGTTCAATCGTTTTGCATTGCGCAAGATGACGGACCGTGAACTGATCCAGTATGTGAGAACGCTGATCCCAGACAATCCGGAAGCAGAGAGCAACACCCGGACTGAGAACCTTCGCAAGAAGATCCTCGATATTCACGCAACACAGCGAGATGCGACGATGCACAAGGGTAATCTGTTTGGCGCATACAACGCCGTCACTGAACTTGTGGATCACGTCAGCACAACCGAAGATCCGAGCAAACGGCTGAAAAGTATGTGGTTCGGGTCGGGCGAAAAGCTGAAGCAGCGGGCGTTTTCTCTTGCCGAAGAGTACCTCAAGAACTAA
- a CDS encoding DUF3276 family protein: protein MDSALYSTMIRLGRTTYFVDLKEAKNGNKYLSITESKINGDQKQKMTIRVFGESIEEFRKAVNDAVAAITQ, encoded by the coding sequence ATGGACAGTGCACTTTATTCAACGATGATCCGCTTGGGTCGAACGACATACTTCGTCGACCTGAAAGAAGCAAAGAACGGCAACAAGTATCTCTCGATAACGGAGTCGAAGATCAACGGAGACCAGAAACAGAAGATGACAATCCGGGTGTTCGGAGAAAGCATCGAAGAGTTTCGCAAAGCGGTGAATGATGCAGTAGCCGCAATCACGCAGTAG
- a CDS encoding host-nuclease inhibitor Gam family protein, which yields MTSFMDELLAEVEEKEQKVKIELDRLKADQLLMAVAKLESQMDDVNTLADDEIKLIEQYRKSEIERLDKKRSWLLFNVESFWRVQSEQTGEKTLRLPHGTLTLRKGRDKIEIDNLAIFLKIAPRNGWLRTTPEKHEPDLAAIAAHIKRTGEIPLGTKLIPAGVNFSYQLNNNGGPSNGTE from the coding sequence ATGACTTCGTTCATGGATGAGTTGTTGGCTGAGGTCGAAGAGAAGGAACAAAAGGTAAAGATCGAGCTGGACCGCCTGAAAGCAGATCAGTTGTTGATGGCTGTGGCGAAACTTGAGTCCCAAATGGACGATGTGAACACACTTGCTGATGACGAAATCAAATTGATCGAGCAGTATCGCAAATCGGAGATCGAGCGATTGGACAAAAAGCGGTCATGGCTTCTCTTCAACGTTGAGAGCTTCTGGCGCGTGCAATCCGAACAGACCGGTGAAAAGACCCTTCGGTTGCCACACGGTACGCTCACACTTCGCAAAGGGCGAGACAAGATCGAGATCGACAACTTGGCCATCTTTCTCAAGATCGCTCCTCGTAATGGGTGGCTACGAACCACGCCTGAGAAACACGAACCGGATCTGGCAGCAATTGCTGCACACATCAAACGCACTGGCGAGATTCCACTTGGGACCAAACTGATCCCTGCAGGAGTCAATTTCTCATATCAACTCAACAACAATGGAGGTCCGTCAAATGGGACAGAATAA
- a CDS encoding PD-(D/E)XK motif protein, whose amino-acid sequence MKKPAYISWQNFCATIIVEGEQRTHKVSNSPRVDFFWDGQGRRVGLWLETASDTTLSPELLKLSFVDLDVVKVGTRNFLEIATTSKSLRRQFYHFAVAVTEKMLSGEVSALDAVTAELQCFAELLAERLVLGVERQIGLLGELLFLERLTASKGIQMLDCWVGPDAEPHDFRVDTREFEVKTTVAPKRVHIIHGAEQLVASKDCSLFLLSVILGPPGDSSSFSLAGKVRDVERLFTANAARKKRFFEKLEKAGLRKTDLAHYGRKYSFRRALAIIPVDNKFPALTRPVIQKAIGSLSQRIESMQYAVNLEGLEKEDGSPQFAAAVLS is encoded by the coding sequence ATGAAGAAGCCGGCATACATATCCTGGCAGAATTTCTGCGCAACCATCATCGTTGAAGGAGAGCAGCGAACTCACAAAGTCTCCAATTCCCCGAGAGTGGATTTCTTCTGGGATGGCCAAGGGAGGCGCGTTGGCCTATGGCTTGAAACAGCTTCGGACACGACCCTATCGCCTGAATTGCTGAAGCTGTCTTTTGTCGACCTCGATGTCGTAAAAGTTGGCACCCGAAACTTCCTCGAAATTGCCACCACATCGAAATCGTTGAGAAGGCAGTTCTACCACTTCGCAGTCGCAGTGACGGAGAAGATGTTGTCAGGCGAGGTCTCAGCGCTGGATGCTGTGACTGCCGAATTGCAGTGTTTCGCCGAATTGCTTGCAGAGCGCTTGGTTCTTGGGGTTGAACGCCAGATAGGATTGCTCGGGGAGCTCTTGTTCTTAGAGCGGCTGACTGCTTCGAAGGGAATTCAAATGCTGGATTGTTGGGTCGGTCCGGATGCCGAGCCGCATGACTTCCGCGTTGACACGCGCGAATTTGAGGTGAAGACGACCGTTGCCCCGAAGCGGGTGCATATCATCCATGGTGCCGAACAGTTGGTTGCGTCCAAGGATTGCTCGCTTTTCCTTCTGTCTGTCATACTCGGCCCGCCTGGCGACTCTTCGAGCTTTTCGCTCGCCGGCAAAGTGCGCGACGTCGAGCGACTTTTCACTGCCAATGCAGCCCGGAAGAAACGATTTTTCGAAAAATTGGAGAAAGCCGGCCTGCGCAAGACCGACCTCGCCCACTACGGTCGTAAATATTCTTTTCGCCGTGCTCTTGCCATCATCCCTGTGGACAACAAGTTTCCGGCGTTGACCCGGCCTGTGATACAGAAGGCCATCGGGTCGCTCTCTCAGCGAATCGAATCAATGCAATATGCCGTGAACCTTGAGGGCCTCGAAAAGGAGGATGGCAGTCCGCAATTCGCTGCCGCCGTTCTCTCGTAA
- a CDS encoding Z1 domain-containing protein: MKNHVDRINAALGAMTDRPRALVDYLRKPGPDFESADAREIQKMLSVILSPDPNDPTRIRFSNLLHSWDNAKDGEWVGQTVRNSSTRRALIHILLKSDKDLIIRIDALLPYYPLEEPLIIAEEHADWYSPSVGVRDYYWRTYTKYLRERRGWGDVSLLNLDNSTRSILECLSNPESKGMYSSRGLVMGYVQSGKTANFAGLVARAADVGYRLIIVLAGTWNILRNQTQRRFDKELLGKELLHNDDTYQNQRPADWDEFLEHGAYPPDLGHYTWQRLTRPDIDFRGLKAAIDNLEYEKRYRHLPLHHPENLHLLPVKLLVVKKNSSVLGKLAGDLGKLKTRLAEIPTLVIDDESDQAGLNTVDPKKAKVGRERTATNKGIIRLLNLLRRGQYVGYSATPYANALVNPDDPEDLFPKDFIISLDRPVGYMGISDFFDPFVDYHDLKKNDFSQPELAFIRRVETPQADDDEDLKQALRSYVLAGAVKLYRLNKDTTRYKPESLKHHTMLIHTSSRKGVHASLAERILELWDECAFNSPDGLNELRKLWESDFLPVCKIQGKDELVPTSFNELKPHLAVSVQKITRDSHFVRVVNSDKDEAPDFSHGPVWKIVVGGNKLSRGYTVEGLTVSYYRRVANTADTLMQMGRWFGFRPGYRDLVRVFLGVQEGRDKSLDLVALFKEVCRMEESFREEIKRYVRRPGAPKITPRQIPPLIAISGDLPPTARNKMFNSKLDRKNFGGRWSTLTLTAAKAASLKENLRALQKLLGTGSTMGRRALGGTFGDGKTALADCLVFEVSNAQLISFLHDYRWLESEYKYPERPTDVNLQIEFLQNQKHDITSWLLLFPQRKISFGPKLALNPFGEFTVKERHRVGERRFGIFGESSHHAIAESLVSKKDKQKIQLVSLNEATKQLQKRQRGIALFYPVRETEAQAVSIGFELLFPANNLPFDLGFTVRRKSESTRIIVPASHIAAEAAREEDIADRGIQ, encoded by the coding sequence ATGAAAAATCACGTCGACAGAATCAATGCGGCGCTTGGCGCGATGACAGATCGCCCACGCGCTTTGGTTGACTATCTTCGAAAGCCCGGCCCGGACTTCGAATCAGCTGACGCGCGGGAAATTCAAAAGATGCTTTCTGTGATTCTCTCGCCTGACCCGAATGACCCCACACGGATTAGATTTTCAAATCTGTTGCATTCTTGGGATAACGCGAAGGATGGGGAGTGGGTGGGGCAAACTGTCCGAAACTCTTCGACGCGGCGAGCGCTTATCCACATACTGTTGAAATCGGACAAAGATCTTATCATACGCATTGATGCTCTTTTGCCTTACTACCCACTGGAAGAGCCGCTAATCATCGCTGAAGAACACGCTGACTGGTATTCCCCGTCGGTCGGGGTGCGTGACTATTATTGGCGCACATACACCAAGTATCTCCGGGAGCGGCGCGGTTGGGGCGACGTGTCTTTGCTGAATCTCGATAACAGCACGCGAAGCATACTTGAATGCCTGTCGAATCCAGAATCGAAGGGCATGTATTCGTCGCGGGGGCTGGTCATGGGCTACGTCCAAAGCGGCAAAACGGCCAACTTTGCGGGTTTGGTGGCGCGAGCCGCGGACGTCGGCTATCGCCTTATTATTGTGTTGGCTGGCACCTGGAACATTTTGCGCAACCAGACTCAGCGACGATTCGATAAAGAACTCTTGGGCAAGGAATTGCTCCACAACGACGACACTTATCAGAATCAACGTCCGGCTGACTGGGATGAGTTTCTTGAGCACGGGGCGTACCCGCCCGATCTTGGCCACTACACATGGCAGCGGTTGACGCGTCCCGATATTGATTTCAGGGGACTCAAGGCCGCCATTGACAACCTTGAGTATGAAAAACGTTACAGGCATCTGCCACTGCATCATCCTGAAAACCTGCACCTTCTCCCCGTGAAGCTCTTGGTAGTGAAGAAAAACAGCTCGGTTCTGGGGAAGCTTGCGGGCGACTTGGGCAAGTTGAAAACACGCCTCGCTGAAATTCCAACGCTCGTGATCGATGATGAATCAGACCAAGCGGGATTGAACACAGTCGACCCAAAAAAGGCGAAGGTCGGCAGGGAAAGGACGGCGACAAACAAGGGCATCATCCGCTTATTGAACCTGCTGCGCCGCGGCCAGTATGTGGGCTACAGTGCCACCCCCTATGCGAATGCGTTGGTGAATCCAGATGACCCCGAGGACCTTTTCCCGAAAGACTTCATCATTTCTTTGGATCGCCCGGTCGGTTACATGGGGATTTCTGATTTCTTTGACCCATTCGTTGACTATCATGATCTGAAGAAGAATGATTTTTCCCAGCCGGAACTGGCGTTCATCCGGCGCGTGGAGACCCCACAAGCAGACGACGACGAGGATTTGAAACAGGCGCTTCGCAGCTATGTGCTCGCTGGCGCGGTGAAACTTTACCGCCTGAACAAGGACACCACTCGTTACAAGCCCGAGTCCCTGAAGCACCACACCATGCTCATTCACACCTCATCCCGCAAAGGTGTGCATGCGTCCCTGGCAGAACGGATTCTCGAGCTTTGGGATGAGTGTGCCTTCAACAGCCCAGATGGCCTCAACGAACTCAGGAAGTTGTGGGAATCGGATTTTCTTCCAGTCTGCAAGATTCAAGGGAAGGACGAACTTGTTCCCACTTCGTTCAATGAACTAAAACCACACCTTGCCGTCTCGGTGCAAAAAATCACCCGCGACTCGCATTTCGTCAGAGTCGTGAACAGCGACAAGGATGAAGCGCCAGATTTTAGCCACGGTCCGGTATGGAAAATAGTTGTCGGCGGTAACAAGCTCTCGCGCGGTTACACGGTCGAGGGTCTCACGGTAAGTTACTACCGGCGCGTTGCCAACACGGCGGATACACTGATGCAGATGGGTCGGTGGTTTGGATTCCGTCCGGGCTATCGCGATTTGGTCCGTGTGTTCCTCGGAGTTCAGGAGGGTAGGGACAAGTCTCTCGATTTGGTTGCGCTTTTCAAGGAGGTTTGCCGCATGGAGGAGAGCTTCCGCGAGGAGATCAAACGCTATGTTAGACGGCCCGGCGCACCGAAGATCACACCTCGTCAGATTCCACCGTTGATTGCCATCTCGGGCGATTTGCCTCCCACGGCTCGGAACAAGATGTTTAACTCGAAACTTGACCGGAAGAATTTTGGGGGCCGGTGGTCAACTCTCACGCTTACGGCTGCGAAAGCAGCTTCTCTGAAGGAAAACCTTCGGGCGTTACAGAAACTCCTCGGTACAGGATCAACCATGGGGCGGCGTGCTCTGGGTGGAACCTTCGGAGACGGGAAAACTGCGCTCGCTGATTGTCTTGTCTTTGAAGTGTCTAATGCACAATTGATTTCTTTTCTACATGACTACCGCTGGCTTGAATCAGAATACAAATACCCAGAGCGTCCTACTGACGTCAATCTCCAGATTGAATTCCTTCAGAACCAGAAACACGATATCACCTCTTGGCTGCTCCTGTTTCCACAACGCAAGATCTCGTTCGGACCAAAGCTTGCGCTGAACCCCTTTGGCGAGTTCACCGTTAAAGAACGCCACCGGGTTGGAGAGCGGCGGTTCGGGATATTTGGCGAGTCGTCTCATCACGCCATTGCTGAATCCTTGGTTTCGAAAAAGGATAAGCAGAAGATTCAGCTTGTTTCCTTAAATGAAGCGACCAAACAACTTCAGAAACGACAACGCGGCATTGCCCTGTTCTATCCAGTTCGCGAGACGGAAGCTCAAGCAGTCTCAATTGGCTTCGAACTCTTGTTTCCTGCGAACAATCTGCCATTCGACCTCGGCTTCACTGTGCGCCGAAAATCCGAAAGCACGCGGATCATCGTTCCAGCTTCGCATATCGCCGCTGAGGCCGCTCGAGAAGAAGATATTGCCGACCGGGGCATCCAATGA
- a CDS encoding restriction endonuclease, with protein MKSYRVGHSYRDLTKRVPEDEFINWLDTNGSTIGTTGGIRPKKFLSSMLLQSLGGLKVPSSLVITTTNISQQFHNPWEDVVDYNSGSIIYWGDAKFDPNDRERTHLNFSGNKILNQIHLLNLQQKRHLLPPILHFSRNQKGWVLFNGLCVLDRLETTWFEDKGRPIINFRCHLSILDIKEVPLEWLHQRALADATEKMDQNCPIVWRQYLQGHTNKLFVWMGKIRTRDDQLPPQDSDEARILEQICSLSPVQFERFCRRLFQEMANHTGLQHHIRETRHVRDGGFDFFGRFIIPEPLNYEIEFKGEAKKYHQGNGVGPKEVSRLVARLQRGEYGIFVTTSYYTQDAQKEVREDQYPVRLFSGMDLVNFLKALGKIVDGKKINSVWLDALDENQSPISDD; from the coding sequence ATGAAATCATATCGGGTAGGGCATTCTTATCGTGACTTGACCAAACGCGTCCCCGAAGATGAGTTCATCAACTGGCTAGACACCAACGGCAGCACCATTGGGACTACCGGTGGGATCCGTCCAAAAAAGTTCTTGTCTTCTATGTTGCTGCAAAGCTTGGGCGGTTTGAAAGTGCCATCCTCACTAGTCATCACCACCACCAATATTTCGCAACAATTCCACAACCCTTGGGAGGATGTTGTGGATTACAATTCAGGCAGTATTATTTATTGGGGCGATGCCAAATTTGATCCAAATGACCGCGAGCGAACTCATCTCAATTTCAGCGGAAACAAAATACTTAATCAAATCCATCTACTGAACCTCCAGCAGAAACGGCACCTACTTCCGCCAATTCTGCATTTTTCACGCAACCAGAAAGGATGGGTTCTGTTTAATGGTCTCTGTGTTCTGGACCGTTTGGAAACGACTTGGTTTGAAGATAAGGGGCGCCCCATCATCAATTTTCGTTGCCATCTTTCCATTCTCGATATCAAGGAAGTGCCCTTAGAGTGGCTTCACCAGAGGGCACTGGCGGACGCAACGGAAAAAATGGATCAGAATTGTCCCATTGTATGGCGTCAATATTTGCAGGGCCACACCAACAAACTTTTTGTTTGGATGGGTAAGATCAGGACAAGAGACGACCAATTGCCCCCGCAGGATTCCGATGAGGCTCGCATCCTCGAACAGATTTGCAGTTTGAGCCCAGTCCAGTTTGAAAGGTTTTGCCGGCGACTGTTTCAGGAAATGGCCAATCATACCGGCCTGCAACATCATATCCGGGAAACACGGCATGTCAGGGACGGCGGCTTTGATTTTTTTGGCAGGTTTATTATTCCCGAACCATTGAATTATGAAATTGAGTTCAAGGGTGAGGCTAAAAAATATCATCAAGGGAACGGAGTTGGCCCCAAGGAGGTTTCCCGGCTGGTCGCTCGCTTGCAGCGGGGGGAGTATGGTATATTTGTTACAACCTCATATTACACCCAAGATGCCCAAAAAGAGGTCCGCGAAGATCAGTATCCTGTCCGGCTTTTTTCAGGCATGGATTTGGTTAATTTTTTGAAGGCACTCGGAAAAATCGTCGACGGAAAGAAGATCAACTCGGTCTGGCTGGACGCACTCGATGAAAATCAAAGCCCCATTTCAGACGACTGA